AACGAAATCTTGGTTCGCAGTCAATTCCTCTAAATATAAGAATCCCAGCACCGACAATCGGTAGTTCACGGTGACTAGAACCACGTCGCCATTGACAGCGAACGATGTACCGTCAAACCAGGGGTCAACGCCCGACCCCTGTTTGAACGCTCCCCCATGAATCCATACAATGACGGGCCTCTTCTGATTATCGGCAGCTTGGGACCATACATTTAAATACAGGCAATCCTCGTCCAAGTTCGTTAGAGCATTCCCGAGTTTGCTCATAATCACGTCCTCTAGTTGCATGGCAGCGGGCGAATAAGATGTCGCCTGATAGACCCCATCCCATGGAACCGGTGGCTGAGGTGGACGAAATCTTAATGGCCCGACCGGGGGCCGTGCAAAAGGCACCCCTTTCCACGCCCAACACCCATTCCCAAACGCTCCACTTATATTCCCGTACTTGGTTTCCACAACGCCTTCATCCACAGCTATTCCCCCTTGGTTCGCAATCTTTAAATGTGCCAGGCGGCGAAGACTCAGTTGGCGAAGTACCATGCCATATCTTTTTGGAACTCCGAAGCAGCTTGCTCCGGCGTAAGTTTGTTGGTCATTAACAACGGATAGATTGTCCGTTCGGCAATTTGTATTGACGTATCCGTGCTGACTTGGTTCCCGCTTTTAAGTGGTGGGAAATCCATCGCACTCTTTTCTCCCCATAAAACCGGAATGCCGTATTCCTTTAACCATTGGCTCGACTGCTGCTGCAGCACATCATTAGCAGGAATCGTGGTCCCTTTAATCGTAGATATTTCGCCCGCGATGTTCGTGAAATTTTGCGCAAAAGCCTGCGTCGTCGTATATTTTTCGATTTCTGTCGAAGCCTTTTCTACTGCGGGATCGGTGATTTTGTTGTTCATGGAAATGAAACCATCGACATACCATGTCATGTGCGGTGACTGGGAAGAATCAAGAGGCGGAGTGAGAAACGTACCAAGCTGGATAGACGGATTGTCTTTAAGGATTTCCGACCCAACATCCCAAATACCATCCCCGGCCATCGCCGTTTTCCCAGACGCAAAAGTCTGCGCCAACTCAGTACCTGTAGCGCCTACAGCCTGCCAGTTTGGCTCGAAGTACTGCGCGAGTTGTTGGTAGTGAGCGAGAAAACTAACGAACGCGGGGTCCGTAAACTTGGCCTGCTTGTTTACGAGTTGGCTAATATAACTCGTCGGGAGCAATGAGGCAGATATGTTTTCACCGTCCCACATGAGATTGGCTGTACCCCATGAGCCTTCGCCCATAACAGAGATTGGCGCGACCCCATGTTTCTGCAGTACATTACAGATGTTAATAAAATCAGCCCAGGTTTTCGGAGGCTGCAAGCCGTACTTGGCAAAAATACTCTTGTTATAAAACCACTGAGTGGTTTGAATCGCGTACGGAACACCGTAAGTCTTACCGTTGTACTTCGCAAAATCCAGTGAGGCGGGGTTGACAAGCTGTGAAAAGTCGACCATACCGTCTAACGGCTTGACCAATCCATTTGCAGCTAGGGGTTGGATATCACGCAGCGTAGCACCCACATAGAAGATATCGGGACCCTTACCTCCATCTAACGCAGTTTGTAAGACGGAGCCGTACTGCCCCCCGTTTATTGCACGAAATTGAATTTGAATATTGTCGCCCTTTTGATTAAGTGCGGTCTGAACTTCGTTCCATAATGGAGCATCCTGAGAACGCCACGTCCAAACTGTGACCACGGTCGGTTTACCTGACGAAGTTGACGCTCCAGACCCTCCGGACCCTCCTGTGCCTGAGGAGGAGCCGTTCGTCGTACCGCATCCTGCCAAAAGAAGTGCACTAGCTCCGACAGCCGATAAGACAATGCTTAACTTTTCAACTCGTTTCACAATAACACCCCTCTTATTAAGTAGTGTTCTCCTTGGGAATATTGGCGTCGTCACTATTTTTCGAACCTACCTTCCCTTCCCAACCATCCCTACCATCTCCCTTCGCAGTGAATTTGTGCTCATAACTTGACTGCTCCTGCAGTCATGTTTCTTACAAATTGTTTCGATGCTATGACGAACACAATCAAAGTGGGTAACATTACCATCACAAGAGTCGGTAAGAGAAGATCCCATTGCGTGTTGTACTCTCCCACAAAATCAAGTACTCCAACAGTGACTGTGAATCTACTAGGACTCTGCAACAGTACCAGCGGTACCAGGAATCCGTTCCACGAATTCACGAAGTGGAACACCGCTACCGTTGTCAATGAAGGGCGGATGAGCGGTAGTATGATCCTGGTGAATATCTGCATATAACCAGCACCATCGATCAGCGCTGCTTCTTCAAGATCTCGTGGTACGCCTCGAATGAAGTTCACCAGCAAGAACACCGCGAAAGCGATGCCGCTGGCTGAGTACACGAGAATCAAAGACCACAAGTTGTCCACCAAATTCAGTTGCCTCATCAAAACAAACAGTGGAATCGCAATTAAAGTAATGGGCATCGCGAGACCAAGAACAAAAGACAGATATATGACTTGATTTCCCCGAAACGAAAACCGCGCAATCACGTATGCAGCCATCGATGCAAAAACCAAAACCATGATCGTGGATGCCACGGACACAATCGTTGTATTGATGAGGTATTGACCCACATCTCCTTGAGACCATGCCTTCACATAATTAGACCAGTGCCACACATGGGGAAGAGTGAGGGGGTTACCCACAATACCCGCGTAGCTCTTAAAGGAAAGTAAAACGAGATCAATGACCGGTAACACGACAATCAGTGCGTATAATATTAATACCGTGTGACGTACCGCATTTTGGCCCACCGTAAATCCCCCTCATAAACGGTTTACAGATCTCTCGACGCACGCTTTTGAAACACGACCAGAATTGAAGACGCTATCATCACCACGACGAAACCGATTACAGCAAGAGCTGACGCAAGCCCCAAACCTCCAGATTGGCCGTTCATGGTTCCAAATGCGATGCGGAAAAACAGTGTGGAAAGAACATCGGTAGCGTAATTCGGACCTCCATATTGACTCTCAAGAATAAAAACATAGTCAAAAATGCCAAAGGCGGAGATAAACACCAACGTACAGATGGTTAAGTAAGTCGGCATTATCATGCGGAACACAATGGAGAAAAAGATTCGTATGCTGCCCGCTCCATCTACGCGCGCCGCTTCAAACATTTCAATTGGTATATTATTGATAGCGGGAATGAATATAAAAACGCTGTATCCGAGTGTTGCCCATACCGTAATAACAGCAATAGTTGGAAGCGCAGAACGAGCTTCCCCTAGGAAGGGGATGTTTAAGAAGTTCAGGTGCAACGCACTAAGGAAAGCGGGAATCGTACCTTGATTTGGCTCCAAATACATTGCCCACAGATAGGCGACGACGATAGGTGGAATAACCATTGGAAGGAAGTAGATCACTTCTAACCACTGGGCGTACCTTTCTTTTACACGGGTCAGGAAATAGGCGATGCCGAGTCCACATACGCTTACCAGGAAAATCGTAAGAACGAAGAAATAAACATTATGCAGCATAGCGCGCCAAAATTGCCCGGCAAAGTCGCTGGAAAAAAGAGCATACGCATAATTTTTCAGCCCGATAAAGTCTTTGAGTGGGCCAATCCCTGTCCAGTTATAGAGGCTGTAACGCACGCTGGACAGGAATGGATATATGATAAACATCGCATACAGTATACTTGCGGGCGCTAAAAAGCTCACAATAAACCAACGAGTCCGACGCCGCACAAATTCACCCCCAAAATCAATGAAATGTTTTCAACACTTTATGAAAAACGAATTTATTGAAAATAATTTTCACTTTATCAATCTCACTCCTTGCACAAAACCTCCGATTGTTATTGTATGGTGTATACAATCACGATAGTAATTTACGATTAAATGCCACTTTCCAATCTGCCAATGCACTTTCAATCATGCCTGATGCATCCTCTACGGACTCCAGGCTCCATAACTGCTTTAGCAACATTTCAGCCTTTGTACGAGTTAGATGCTCTTGTGCATGTGTCAGGAAATCTTCATTGGAGTCGACGACAACCTCCTCAGACCTGATGTCTCTATAGGGACCGCTCGGCGGTGACGTATTAACAAGATTCAGAATTTCCCACTCTGTATTGTTCGGGAAACGAAGCCAATCCATATTGGCGCTGGAAGATGCAATTTGTAAAAAACCTCCTTTGCCATCAACGGCTTGTGGGTTACTCGTGAAACCCCTTTCCGCGAGCATGACAGCAGTTACGGCATTGTATGAACTTCTGGCAAGGCTATGTTTTAGCCCGCCGACATCTCGAGCTTCCACGGTTCCTGTTGCAAGTGATGCTGCTAACCCCATGACGTTGCGAAATTCCAATAAGGCGAATCCACGTAATTTTGCCCCAGCGACTACCGCTCCAAACAACCCAGCTGTTGCACTTGGATACCACCCCCGTTCACGGTGAGAGCAGCCAAGTATCAGACCGACGCGCACGGCTACTTCCATCCCCACCGCCAATGCCAATACGAGGTCAGCGCCAGAAACTGGGCCATCTTGCGCGAGAGCCAACAAAATAGATGCCACTACTGGCGTCGGGCTTACCCCCGCGCCATGGTGAAATTCTTCTTGATGTCCAGACTGACTTTTGTACCCGTTGACAAATGCAGCCCATGGAAGCGGGAACTTGCTACCCCCGACTGCCAATGCCTTCTTTCCACCTACCCCCGCCACAGATGCAAGGATAGCAGCCTCTTCCGAAGATGGGACAACGGCCTCGAACCATCTACCGAAGGCTCTGATGAAACTTCTTTTGACTTGGTTCTGAACACCCAAGGTCATCCCATCGAGTGTTAGATTTGCTGCAGAAGTTATCAATTCTTCCAGTCGTGTCATAAACTTCCCCTCACGCCGTAGTTAGATGAAGAAGATAATTCACCGAGGCGCGGCGCGGAAGCATCTCTAATTCTGCCCAAATTTCTCGCGCCCTTCCCGTCCCTAGAACTGGGTCAATCAAGTTCTCCGCCTTCTCTAATAGCTTTTCGAAGTTCATTGGATTGTAGAGGCTACCCGTGGCATGCTCGATACGCATAGTCCGTACATCACCAGACGCAAGCTGTACTGTTGCCTGGCAACTGTCACGATTCACGCCAACATCAGGGACCACACGAATTCTCTCCTGGAGTTTGAGCACCTCCGACCTGTGAACTGCTTCGTCGGTGAAATGGCGCAGGTCTAGACATCCGTCGAGCAGGGCAGCCGCTACACAGTAGTGAACACTGAATTTCCCATCCAGACCTGTGGTCGGTTTGTACTTGTTGGTCAGTTCCAGTACCAATGGATTTACGTTTAACATCACTGTATCTATCGCATCAGCCGCACCCAAAACTTTCGATAAAGCAATTCCGGCGTCAATGGCAGGGTGTGTTACAACACCGCACGGGTATGGCTTGAAGGAATTGCTTAACAATTCCCAGGAACCCTCGCGAAACAGGCTTGACGGTTCAAATCGCCCTCCCCAAACACTGACAAATGACCCTGGGGAGTTTGTTAAAAATCCAGAAAAACGAAGTCCATTTGAGACCAAACTGGTACTCATCAAGCCATTTTGGGCAGCTATTCCGGCGTGTAATGATTTTGCCATGGACCCAAAAGCAGACTGTAAGCCCGACGCCTGACTCCCCGCCATGCTAATTGCGTTGCTTGTCAGCGTGTCGTCAAGTTTCATAACCTTGGATACTGCCAGAGCTGCTCCAACTCCACCACAGGTTGACGTGATGTGCCAACCTTCATCATAATGCTCAGGAGAAATTGCCACACCAAGTCGCAGAGCGATTTCACAGCCTAGCGCGACGGCTTCCAAAAACTCCTGACCCGTACACTTCTGTTCCATTACTATAGGGATGACGCTCGAGACAACCGGGGCACAGGGGTGTATCACTGTGTGAAGATGAGTGTCATCGTAGTCATCAACATGTGCGGCTATACCGTTTATAAGGGCTGCAGTGTACTTGTCGCTTCCACCGTTTTGGCCAAGAACCGGATAATCCCCGACACGCGATCCAACTGCATCCCATGCTAGCTGTGCTGCTTGACTTGACGTGCCATGGATGGCAACTGCTAGATAATTAAATATAGACAACAAAGTATGTTCCTTAACATCATCTGGGAGCGTGACCCAAGTCTTGCTTGAAATCCATCGAATCAATTGTTCATCCTCTCGCAACCGCAAGCCTCCTACGCAGCTCTACATGGGCGGGAACTTTGTTCTTGCGTTGAATCGACGCACATACCTTCAGCAGCATTTGGTTCAAACATCATTCGGCTTACCGGATGTCAAAAGCACTGCCATTTGCTCCTTCGACACCAGTATGTGATCTCTGAGTACTTGTTCGGCGATGGCCAATTTTCCGTCGCGAATGAAGTCCCGAATAAACTCATGGTCTCGATGTGACGCGTCCATACGGCCTGGGAGCGTTCGGAGAGAAAAAGCCCGGTATCTCAGTGTGCTGGTTTCGATGTTTTCTATCAGTGTTCGCAAATACGAATTCCCACACAGGTCCGAAAACACTTCGTGAAATCGAATGTTTTCCTGAATGTACCGTCCCACGTCCTTGGCTGCGACACACTCCTCTTGAATGGATAGGTTCTCAGTCAATCGACCCACAACCGCCTCCGCGTGTAAGTTCACCGCAAGGCGCATGGCCATAGCCTCAAGTTCGATGCGCACAGCATACATATCTTCGAGCTCATCAAGGCTCAGTTTGCTAACAAACACACCCTTCCGAGGCACGATATTCAGAAAACCTTGTGCAGTCAGCAATCGAAATGCTTCCCGAACAGGCGTTCTACTCATGTCTAACATCTCGGAAATTTCCATTTCAGTAATGGCCTGACCAGGTTTCAATTTGCCGTCGACGATGGCGTTTTGAATCATTTCCCGAACTTGTTCAGCTAGAGTTCGATTCTTAAACTCTCCCTGCGGTGGTACTAATTTCACTCCCATTTCTGCCCTCCAAAGATGCATCTGACATGGGTCTGTCGGTCGACACCAACGACTACATCGCCCTCAGTGCCGGCTCAGTTCCAAAGAACATAAC
The Alicyclobacillus curvatus genome window above contains:
- a CDS encoding extracellular solute-binding protein, whose translation is MKRVEKLSIVLSAVGASALLLAGCGTTNGSSSGTGGSGGSGASTSSGKPTVVTVWTWRSQDAPLWNEVQTALNQKGDNIQIQFRAINGGQYGSVLQTALDGGKGPDIFYVGATLRDIQPLAANGLVKPLDGMVDFSQLVNPASLDFAKYNGKTYGVPYAIQTTQWFYNKSIFAKYGLQPPKTWADFINICNVLQKHGVAPISVMGEGSWGTANLMWDGENISASLLPTSYISQLVNKQAKFTDPAFVSFLAHYQQLAQYFEPNWQAVGATGTELAQTFASGKTAMAGDGIWDVGSEILKDNPSIQLGTFLTPPLDSSQSPHMTWYVDGFISMNNKITDPAVEKASTEIEKYTTTQAFAQNFTNIAGEISTIKGTTIPANDVLQQQSSQWLKEYGIPVLWGEKSAMDFPPLKSGNQVSTDTSIQIAERTIYPLLMTNKLTPEQAASEFQKDMAWYFAN
- a CDS encoding carbohydrate ABC transporter permease; protein product: MGQNAVRHTVLILYALIVVLPVIDLVLLSFKSYAGIVGNPLTLPHVWHWSNYVKAWSQGDVGQYLINTTIVSVASTIMVLVFASMAAYVIARFSFRGNQVIYLSFVLGLAMPITLIAIPLFVLMRQLNLVDNLWSLILVYSASGIAFAVFLLVNFIRGVPRDLEEAALIDGAGYMQIFTRIILPLIRPSLTTVAVFHFVNSWNGFLVPLVLLQSPSRFTVTVGVLDFVGEYNTQWDLLLPTLVMVMLPTLIVFVIASKQFVRNMTAGAVKL
- a CDS encoding sugar ABC transporter permease is translated as MRRRTRWFIVSFLAPASILYAMFIIYPFLSSVRYSLYNWTGIGPLKDFIGLKNYAYALFSSDFAGQFWRAMLHNVYFFVLTIFLVSVCGLGIAYFLTRVKERYAQWLEVIYFLPMVIPPIVVAYLWAMYLEPNQGTIPAFLSALHLNFLNIPFLGEARSALPTIAVITVWATLGYSVFIFIPAINNIPIEMFEAARVDGAGSIRIFFSIVFRMIMPTYLTICTLVFISAFGIFDYVFILESQYGGPNYATDVLSTLFFRIAFGTMNGQSGGLGLASALAVIGFVVVMIASSILVVFQKRASRDL
- a CDS encoding MmgE/PrpD family protein encodes the protein MTRLEELITSAANLTLDGMTLGVQNQVKRSFIRAFGRWFEAVVPSSEEAAILASVAGVGGKKALAVGGSKFPLPWAAFVNGYKSQSGHQEEFHHGAGVSPTPVVASILLALAQDGPVSGADLVLALAVGMEVAVRVGLILGCSHRERGWYPSATAGLFGAVVAGAKLRGFALLEFRNVMGLAASLATGTVEARDVGGLKHSLARSSYNAVTAVMLAERGFTSNPQAVDGKGGFLQIASSSANMDWLRFPNNTEWEILNLVNTSPPSGPYRDIRSEEVVVDSNEDFLTHAQEHLTRTKAEMLLKQLWSLESVEDASGMIESALADWKVAFNRKLLS
- a CDS encoding MmgE/PrpD family protein, yielding MREDEQLIRWISSKTWVTLPDDVKEHTLLSIFNYLAVAIHGTSSQAAQLAWDAVGSRVGDYPVLGQNGGSDKYTAALINGIAAHVDDYDDTHLHTVIHPCAPVVSSVIPIVMEQKCTGQEFLEAVALGCEIALRLGVAISPEHYDEGWHITSTCGGVGAALAVSKVMKLDDTLTSNAISMAGSQASGLQSAFGSMAKSLHAGIAAQNGLMSTSLVSNGLRFSGFLTNSPGSFVSVWGGRFEPSSLFREGSWELLSNSFKPYPCGVVTHPAIDAGIALSKVLGAADAIDTVMLNVNPLVLELTNKYKPTTGLDGKFSVHYCVAAALLDGCLDLRHFTDEAVHRSEVLKLQERIRVVPDVGVNRDSCQATVQLASGDVRTMRIEHATGSLYNPMNFEKLLEKAENLIDPVLGTGRAREIWAELEMLPRRASVNYLLHLTTA
- a CDS encoding GntR family transcriptional regulator, producing MGVKLVPPQGEFKNRTLAEQVREMIQNAIVDGKLKPGQAITEMEISEMLDMSRTPVREAFRLLTAQGFLNIVPRKGVFVSKLSLDELEDMYAVRIELEAMAMRLAVNLHAEAVVGRLTENLSIQEECVAAKDVGRYIQENIRFHEVFSDLCGNSYLRTLIENIETSTLRYRAFSLRTLPGRMDASHRDHEFIRDFIRDGKLAIAEQVLRDHILVSKEQMAVLLTSGKPNDV